The proteins below are encoded in one region of Sporosarcina sp. FSL K6-1508:
- a CDS encoding pentapeptide repeat-containing protein yields MTKKKVNKRQKPKLSVEHKVMRVEEVLDNEGYVQKVRFDGGFMTGAEGERLTFDDVIFKDVSFAGSDLSGSEFVDAVFDTCDLSNVNFQSAMFHRCEIVNSKLTGADFANAKLGHTLFKECDGRYSNFSFSGMKEVEFAECNLTDADIYESSFNNVQFKVCKLDNINFTETDLKGIDLSDSTYDRIEVTLPKIAGCIVSKDQAIGFARVLGLSVIEE; encoded by the coding sequence TTGACTAAAAAAAAGGTAAACAAGCGGCAAAAACCAAAATTATCCGTTGAGCATAAGGTGATGCGGGTTGAAGAAGTATTGGATAATGAAGGGTATGTTCAAAAAGTACGATTTGACGGCGGCTTTATGACGGGCGCGGAAGGTGAGCGATTAACTTTCGATGATGTGATATTTAAAGATGTCTCGTTTGCAGGCAGTGATTTGAGTGGATCGGAATTTGTGGATGCTGTATTTGATACATGTGATTTGTCCAATGTGAATTTTCAGAGCGCCATGTTCCACAGATGTGAAATTGTGAATTCGAAACTGACAGGTGCGGATTTTGCGAATGCCAAACTCGGTCATACGTTATTTAAAGAATGTGATGGGCGCTATAGTAACTTTAGTTTTTCGGGTATGAAAGAAGTCGAATTCGCCGAGTGTAATTTAACGGACGCCGATATTTATGAAAGTTCATTTAATAATGTACAATTTAAGGTATGCAAGTTGGATAACATCAATTTCACTGAAACAGACTTGAAGGGCATTGATTTATCGGACAGTACATATGACCGGATTGAAGTCACGCTGCCGAAAATAGCCGGCTGCATCGTGTCGAAAGATCAGGCGATCGGCTTTGCGCGTGTGCTTGGATTATCGGTGATAGAAGAATAA
- a CDS encoding CAP domain-containing protein: protein MKRLFLFILFIAALYFTKPYWEEPVSQYVDISFLEPVDEKIDALLTKESLDTAIHYISNTTDKVVSFLTSKTAEKEESIPTVEKPVLDKPVKTGFSIHNIELGSPEDKVTAELGQPKNHSMNEYGTEWFTYHDGYQNFVMVSFDEKRNVNAIYTNDDLISSTAGIKYGSLKSAVRETLGEPIKEIRKGLNIYILQESEGFDVFKSGETYTYVFYDLHQNEKVTAIQLISDSLEKRKTGIYAGGNTQLRNGFEQQLFDLTNAARVRHGLSSLKWESNVAITARKHSIDMAENDYFSHDNKQGKSPFDRMADDGVKFRGAGENLAYGQSSSIFAHEGLMNSEGHRENILLDSYSHLGTGVSFNEKLQPYYTENFLLK, encoded by the coding sequence ATGAAACGATTATTCCTTTTCATCCTTTTCATAGCTGCACTTTATTTCACAAAACCTTACTGGGAAGAACCAGTTTCACAATATGTCGACATCTCTTTTCTTGAGCCCGTCGACGAAAAAATCGATGCTCTTTTGACGAAAGAATCCCTAGATACAGCTATCCACTATATAAGCAACACCACAGACAAAGTGGTATCTTTCCTGACATCAAAGACAGCGGAAAAGGAAGAATCAATCCCCACCGTGGAAAAACCCGTGTTGGATAAACCAGTGAAAACAGGGTTCTCCATTCACAATATTGAACTCGGTAGTCCGGAAGATAAAGTGACAGCTGAACTTGGTCAGCCAAAAAACCATTCTATGAACGAATATGGTACCGAATGGTTCACCTATCACGATGGCTATCAAAATTTTGTCATGGTTTCCTTCGATGAAAAACGGAATGTGAACGCCATTTATACGAATGATGACCTCATTTCATCGACGGCAGGCATAAAATATGGCTCACTAAAATCAGCGGTCCGGGAAACATTAGGTGAACCTATCAAAGAAATTCGCAAGGGATTAAACATTTACATTCTTCAGGAGAGTGAAGGGTTCGACGTTTTTAAATCAGGTGAAACGTATACCTACGTATTTTATGATTTACATCAAAATGAAAAAGTAACAGCCATCCAGCTCATTAGCGACTCATTGGAAAAGAGAAAAACTGGTATCTATGCCGGCGGTAATACACAATTACGAAACGGATTCGAGCAACAACTTTTTGACTTAACGAATGCGGCACGCGTACGCCACGGACTTTCCTCCCTTAAGTGGGAATCCAACGTTGCAATAACCGCACGCAAACACAGCATCGATATGGCGGAGAATGATTATTTCAGCCACGATAATAAACAAGGCAAGTCTCCGTTCGACCGAATGGCAGATGACGGTGTTAAGTTCCGTGGAGCAGGTGAAAACCTTGCTTACGGCCAATCGAGCAGCATATTCGCCCACGAAGGTCTTATGAATTCTGAAGGCCACCGTGAAAACATTTTACTCGATAGTTACAGCCATCTTGGCACAGGTGTTTCGTTCAATGAAAAATTGCAGCCTTACTACACTGAGAATTTTTTACTGAAATAA
- a CDS encoding DUF5068 domain-containing protein, giving the protein MNYKKVMFAIGTSALLLGACTDEKKTADVNDEAESSKAVETVETEVESVTETETETDDALEELRTALEELKPKEAAASGDDTAILNPNIAEMTEGVVEVLYTNKEPGYAHDMDGFVVTIDEYQITKVSDINRDSEYLFKDNVEGYVVTALATYENKRSNPVYYGGFASLLMDDRYDIVYGDRFKLVPREDVLQSDDPTSASKYPAGFKKQGFLSFVMTNEQYEKLANTKPKLIIAGGAAEREDMRGGYLEEAVFDFIYNEDSKEATESGPDYYRDDLTNQNIADKKLVFEKKDIGQKLELNGLEVTLEGVQYTEIKPSAEYVNTFRNFADDGIIAVTVKLNIDNKSEETVRLDGIQSILSVDDGEFRYLYQGSLEPDTLKTIEPGKSSEKLHVFLIDKYEFDRHEKFDLIFGPFTGDDGKKMFKGRDLLFKLPR; this is encoded by the coding sequence ATGAATTACAAAAAAGTAATGTTTGCTATTGGAACAAGCGCACTTTTACTTGGGGCGTGTACGGATGAAAAGAAAACGGCCGATGTGAATGATGAAGCGGAAAGTAGCAAAGCTGTGGAAACTGTTGAAACAGAAGTAGAATCAGTAACAGAAACAGAAACAGAAACAGACGATGCTTTGGAAGAGTTGCGTACAGCTTTGGAAGAACTAAAACCAAAAGAGGCAGCGGCGAGCGGGGATGACACAGCCATTCTTAATCCGAATATCGCCGAAATGACAGAAGGCGTTGTTGAAGTTCTCTATACAAATAAAGAGCCTGGCTATGCGCATGATATGGATGGATTTGTCGTAACAATCGACGAGTATCAGATAACGAAAGTATCCGATATCAACCGGGATTCCGAGTATTTATTTAAAGATAATGTAGAAGGTTATGTTGTTACAGCACTAGCTACATATGAAAATAAAAGGAGCAATCCCGTTTACTATGGCGGGTTTGCATCGCTTCTCATGGATGATCGTTATGATATAGTATACGGCGATCGGTTTAAACTAGTGCCACGTGAAGATGTATTACAATCCGATGATCCTACCAGCGCAAGTAAATATCCTGCCGGTTTCAAAAAGCAAGGTTTCCTGTCGTTTGTTATGACGAACGAACAATATGAAAAACTAGCGAATACGAAACCAAAGCTGATTATTGCAGGTGGTGCTGCGGAACGTGAAGACATGAGAGGAGGTTATTTAGAAGAAGCCGTTTTTGATTTTATTTATAATGAAGACAGTAAAGAGGCAACGGAATCAGGTCCTGATTATTATAGGGACGATTTGACGAATCAAAATATTGCAGACAAAAAGTTGGTTTTTGAGAAGAAAGACATTGGCCAGAAGTTGGAACTCAATGGTTTGGAAGTGACACTTGAAGGTGTTCAGTATACAGAAATCAAACCATCTGCAGAATATGTGAATACCTTCCGTAACTTTGCGGATGATGGAATTATCGCGGTCACTGTCAAACTAAATATTGACAATAAATCAGAAGAGACAGTAAGGCTAGATGGTATCCAATCGATTTTGAGTGTGGATGACGGCGAATTCCGATACTTATATCAGGGATCGCTTGAACCGGATACATTGAAGACAATTGAACCAGGAAAATCAAGCGAGAAGTTACACGTATTCTTAATCGATAAGTACGAATTTGATCGCCATGAAAAGTTTGACCTGATTTTTGGACCGTTCACAGGAGATGACGGGAAGAAAATGTTCAAAGGTCGTGACTTGCTGTTTAAATTACCGCGATAA
- a CDS encoding LLM class oxidoreductase yields the protein MGKFQSHNGFARTFKENKLTLGFMFPLEPDAGRLPKVDLKEQMTLVKKVEDLGFSSLFVRDSPLFDPKFGDTGVIYDPFIYLAYVTAHTNKLALGTASVVTTLRHPLHLAKSAASLDEMSNQRFLFGAATGDRPIEFPAFKVDSNDRAELFRESLTVMKKVWKESYPQVQTERVGMTEGDIIPKPVFTDIPVLGTGYSGQTTEWLAEHMDGWMFYAQEANRQREIIKLWRRATGKFKPFIQPLVIDLSENPLAAPTPVPIKVGFRSGHKFLIDYLYALQNIGVNHVILGLKTGNRPVEDVIQEIGEYVLPHFPSITK from the coding sequence ATGGGGAAATTCCAATCACATAATGGTTTTGCACGAACGTTTAAGGAAAATAAATTAACACTTGGGTTTATGTTTCCTTTAGAGCCGGATGCTGGAAGGCTCCCCAAAGTGGATTTGAAAGAGCAAATGACACTCGTGAAAAAAGTAGAAGATCTAGGGTTTTCTTCTTTGTTTGTAAGAGATTCTCCGTTATTCGATCCTAAATTTGGAGATACGGGTGTTATTTATGATCCTTTTATTTATCTCGCATATGTAACAGCACATACGAATAAACTCGCGCTTGGTACTGCAAGTGTCGTCACAACATTACGTCACCCCCTCCACTTGGCTAAATCAGCTGCATCTTTGGATGAAATGTCTAATCAACGTTTTTTATTTGGCGCTGCAACCGGTGACCGCCCAATCGAATTTCCCGCATTTAAAGTGGACAGTAACGATAGGGCAGAATTGTTTAGAGAGTCGTTGACAGTCATGAAGAAAGTGTGGAAAGAATCATATCCACAGGTTCAGACAGAAAGAGTTGGAATGACAGAAGGAGATATTATTCCGAAACCAGTCTTTACCGATATTCCCGTTTTAGGAACAGGGTATTCTGGTCAAACGACTGAATGGTTGGCAGAACATATGGATGGCTGGATGTTTTATGCGCAAGAAGCAAATCGTCAGCGTGAAATAATTAAACTTTGGCGACGGGCAACGGGTAAGTTTAAACCATTTATACAACCATTGGTTATCGACTTATCAGAGAATCCGTTGGCTGCCCCTACTCCGGTTCCGATAAAAGTAGGCTTTAGGTCGGGTCATAAGTTTTTAATCGATTACTTATATGCATTACAAAATATTGGGGTTAATCATGTCATATTGGGTTTGAAAACGGGTAACCGCCCTGTGGAAGATGTAATTCAAGAAATAGGGGAATATGTACTACCTCATTTCCCATCAATTACGAAGTGA
- a CDS encoding putative RNA methyltransferase produces MTISKKVINAQVMESNSHVFRCPICSSGMVMVDKSQLVCLDNHSFDLSKNGYINLAPQAHVTKYDKTLFEARKTVMSSGFFNPVLEYITAIASEHLEGREQAFILDAGCGEGTHLSAILSQLPGDTIGAGIDLAKEGITAASKEYPGSIWSVADLANCPFQANQFDVILNILSPANYAEFTRLLKSDGLFIKAVPESGYLKELRAIFYEEGERKDDSDPVVRFKEHFDSVTTKRLTYLFPLAPALLAPLIRMTPLTWGASNEKIEEALGTAIENITIDFTIIMGVKRVD; encoded by the coding sequence ATGACTATATCGAAAAAAGTGATCAATGCACAAGTAATGGAAAGCAACTCGCATGTATTCAGATGTCCAATCTGCTCATCTGGTATGGTCATGGTAGACAAGTCACAGCTCGTTTGTTTAGATAATCACTCATTTGATTTATCGAAAAACGGCTACATTAACTTGGCCCCACAGGCACATGTGACAAAATACGATAAAACGCTTTTTGAAGCGAGGAAAACGGTGATGAGCAGCGGTTTTTTTAATCCGGTTCTTGAATATATTACCGCTATAGCGAGTGAACATCTCGAAGGGCGAGAACAAGCTTTCATTCTAGACGCGGGTTGCGGCGAAGGCACGCATTTGTCGGCCATTCTATCTCAATTGCCAGGCGACACTATTGGGGCCGGTATTGACCTTGCGAAAGAAGGAATCACTGCGGCATCGAAAGAATATCCAGGTTCCATTTGGAGTGTAGCGGACCTTGCGAACTGTCCGTTTCAAGCTAACCAATTCGATGTCATTCTAAATATTTTATCGCCAGCGAATTATGCAGAGTTTACCCGTTTGTTGAAATCGGACGGGCTATTCATAAAAGCGGTGCCAGAAAGTGGTTATTTGAAAGAGCTTAGGGCAATCTTTTATGAAGAGGGAGAGCGAAAAGACGATTCGGATCCCGTAGTGCGTTTCAAGGAACACTTCGATTCTGTCACAACAAAACGCCTTACTTATCTGTTTCCGCTAGCACCTGCTCTTCTAGCGCCTCTTATACGGATGACACCTCTCACTTGGGGTGCAAGTAACGAAAAGATTGAAGAAGCACTAGGAACGGCTATAGAGAACATTACGATCGACTTCACCATAATTATGGGTGTGAAAAGAGTTGATTAA
- a CDS encoding MMPL family transporter codes for MRTLARFVTSAHKYIIFAWIAIFVILAFFAIKLPGLLEGDGFQTDGEHAAVMDIVADDFGMPAETMFLVFDNLPDDKIEAALKKVATLNVTSEIASPLDNDSQYKNTVSYALLHFDNKDKDMSAVVTDIRDVIGNEKGITLTGASAISKDINTASQRDLMTAEAIGLPIAIIILLFAFGTVVASFVPLIIGIVTVVSSFGVLAILGGQMDLSIFVLNIIPMLGLALSIDFALLFISRYREERKKNDMNEAISTTIRTAGRSVIFSAFCVFIGLGAMMLIRVDIFQNIAIGGMIVVAMAVLASVTLLPSVLLALGDRIDKWQLLKEKTGEANGWRKFANGVIKRPVMITILAFVLLGIAMIPVKNMDLTIPAIDSLPKSYDTRQAFELIDDKFGLADQAAIYVIAERENGWEDEQGLESLIALEKELSTDPLVDKLTTIFSESDIDSVEQWKQAMMVPEMAARLTPLVETFVKDNQLMIPVTLGANGSSDAAQDWARDWSDKQTEWNLSIGGQPKFNQEIFDEILDKILYVLLVIIVSTFFILMIAFKSILIPIKAILMNIFGLAATFGILVYIFQYGHFGLEAGTIALIIPVIVFSLVFGLSMDYEVFLISRMQEEYAKTLDNDHSTVEGLATTSKIITSAALIMIVLTGAFAFTDVMPVKQIGVGIAIAVAIDATIIRLLLVPSLMKLFGKWNWWLPFRKGPYKPGNWH; via the coding sequence ATGCGCACACTTGCGCGCTTTGTAACAAGCGCACATAAATATATTATCTTTGCATGGATTGCAATCTTTGTCATTTTGGCGTTTTTTGCGATTAAGTTACCAGGACTTCTTGAAGGAGACGGCTTCCAAACCGATGGTGAACACGCAGCTGTCATGGATATCGTGGCCGATGACTTCGGTATGCCTGCTGAAACCATGTTCTTAGTTTTCGATAATTTGCCTGATGATAAAATAGAAGCTGCCCTCAAAAAAGTGGCTACGCTTAATGTCACTTCAGAAATCGCATCACCGCTAGACAATGACTCACAGTATAAGAATACCGTTTCCTATGCACTTCTCCATTTTGATAATAAGGATAAAGATATGTCTGCTGTTGTCACAGATATTCGCGATGTGATTGGCAACGAAAAAGGGATTACGCTTACTGGCGCTTCTGCTATTTCAAAGGATATCAACACTGCTAGCCAGCGTGACCTGATGACGGCTGAAGCAATCGGATTACCGATTGCGATTATCATACTCCTTTTCGCTTTTGGGACAGTAGTAGCTTCATTCGTACCTTTGATTATTGGTATTGTCACTGTCGTATCCTCTTTCGGTGTATTGGCGATTCTCGGCGGCCAAATGGACTTGTCCATTTTCGTACTGAATATCATCCCCATGCTTGGACTTGCGCTCAGTATCGATTTTGCTTTACTGTTCATCAGCAGATATCGTGAAGAACGTAAAAAGAACGATATGAACGAAGCTATCTCTACTACGATTCGAACAGCAGGAAGATCCGTTATCTTTTCCGCTTTCTGTGTGTTCATTGGACTGGGAGCAATGATGCTTATCCGGGTCGACATCTTTCAAAATATCGCAATTGGCGGAATGATCGTCGTTGCGATGGCTGTCCTCGCATCCGTTACCTTGTTACCTTCCGTGCTGCTCGCACTTGGTGACCGGATTGACAAATGGCAGCTATTAAAAGAAAAAACGGGTGAAGCGAACGGTTGGCGCAAATTTGCGAATGGCGTTATCAAACGCCCCGTTATGATAACAATCCTTGCGTTTGTCCTACTCGGTATCGCAATGATTCCTGTTAAAAATATGGATTTAACAATTCCAGCAATCGATTCATTACCGAAGTCATATGATACGCGACAGGCTTTTGAATTGATTGACGATAAGTTCGGTCTGGCTGACCAAGCGGCTATCTATGTCATTGCAGAGCGTGAGAATGGATGGGAGGATGAGCAAGGGCTCGAGTCCTTGATAGCACTTGAAAAAGAACTTTCAACCGATCCGCTTGTGGATAAACTAACCACGATTTTCTCCGAAAGTGACATTGATTCCGTCGAACAATGGAAACAGGCGATGATGGTGCCGGAAATGGCCGCCCGGCTTACCCCTCTTGTTGAAACATTTGTGAAGGATAATCAATTGATGATTCCCGTGACGCTTGGAGCTAACGGTAGTTCCGATGCTGCACAAGATTGGGCACGCGACTGGTCTGATAAGCAAACGGAGTGGAATTTGTCCATCGGCGGTCAACCGAAGTTCAATCAGGAAATCTTTGATGAAATCTTGGATAAGATTCTGTACGTCCTTCTTGTCATCATTGTATCCACGTTCTTCATTCTGATGATCGCTTTCAAATCGATCCTAATTCCGATTAAAGCGATTCTGATGAACATTTTCGGTTTGGCTGCAACATTCGGGATTCTCGTTTATATTTTCCAATATGGACATTTCGGATTGGAAGCAGGCACGATTGCGCTTATCATCCCTGTCATCGTCTTTAGCCTAGTCTTTGGACTGAGCATGGACTATGAAGTGTTTCTCATCTCGCGAATGCAGGAAGAGTATGCGAAGACGTTGGATAATGACCATTCAACAGTTGAAGGGCTTGCGACAACAAGTAAGATCATTACTTCTGCAGCATTGATTATGATTGTTCTGACAGGAGCCTTCGCCTTTACGGACGTTATGCCAGTGAAACAGATTGGCGTCGGTATTGCCATTGCAGTTGCTATTGATGCAACGATTATCCGTCTCCTGCTTGTTCCAAGCCTAATGAAGCTGTTCGGCAAATGGAACTGGTGGTTGCCGTTTAGAAAAGGGCCATATAAACCGGGGAATTGGCATTAA
- a CDS encoding DUF896 domain-containing protein, with the protein MIKGLDRINELAKKQHEEGLTNAEMVEQTVLQQDYLREIRGQVLSTVSGITVIDPLGEDVTPEKLRQEKGL; encoded by the coding sequence GTGATTAAAGGCTTAGACCGCATTAATGAGCTAGCGAAAAAACAACATGAAGAAGGTTTGACAAATGCTGAAATGGTTGAACAAACGGTATTGCAGCAAGACTATTTACGGGAAATTCGCGGGCAAGTTCTGAGCACCGTTTCAGGTATAACTGTGATTGACCCACTAGGGGAAGATGTTACACCTGAGAAACTTCGTCAAGAGAAGGGACTTTAA
- a CDS encoding LLM class flavin-dependent oxidoreductase, which produces MRLSILDQAPVTSGNTAPDALKKAEELAILADELGYHRMWMAEHHATKSFASSAPEVTAAHLAAKTKTIRIGTGGVMMMHYSPLKLAEVFKTLSAFSPGRIDFGVGRAPGGDNHSIYALSEGRQPMVNNMYEKFEIALQLINDEVPADSLYNKTIATPSNVVLPEAWLLGSSGNSAIKAGRMGVGYSFAQFFNGGMTKEILDAYKKNFQPSAFLEKPEINVSYMVTVAETKEEAEFEAVPQDIARLMLMKGHLGQSLTPEEAQSYPLTEMDRMTIKENRKLHLVGTAKEIATLLQTEQAHYGFDEAMICSIPHSQKKRLDVYRLLAKELF; this is translated from the coding sequence ATGAGATTAAGTATACTGGATCAAGCACCCGTTACTAGCGGAAATACTGCACCAGATGCTTTGAAAAAAGCAGAAGAACTGGCAATCTTGGCAGATGAGTTAGGCTACCACCGCATGTGGATGGCTGAGCACCATGCAACTAAGTCGTTTGCAAGTTCAGCACCTGAAGTAACAGCAGCTCACTTGGCTGCCAAAACGAAAACGATTCGTATTGGTACAGGCGGCGTAATGATGATGCATTATTCGCCATTAAAACTAGCTGAAGTGTTTAAAACATTGAGTGCATTTTCACCTGGTCGAATTGACTTTGGTGTCGGCCGCGCGCCGGGTGGGGATAACCACTCCATTTATGCGCTGTCTGAAGGGCGCCAGCCAATGGTTAATAATATGTATGAAAAGTTTGAGATTGCACTGCAATTGATTAACGATGAAGTGCCGGCAGATAGTTTGTACAACAAAACAATCGCAACCCCGTCTAACGTTGTTTTACCGGAAGCATGGCTGCTTGGTTCGAGCGGCAACAGTGCAATCAAAGCAGGCCGGATGGGCGTTGGCTATTCGTTTGCACAGTTCTTCAACGGGGGGATGACCAAAGAGATTTTAGATGCATATAAAAAGAATTTCCAACCCTCAGCGTTCTTGGAGAAACCGGAAATCAATGTGTCTTATATGGTAACGGTAGCTGAAACGAAAGAAGAAGCTGAATTTGAAGCAGTACCACAGGACATTGCCCGTTTAATGCTGATGAAAGGCCATCTGGGACAATCATTAACGCCTGAGGAAGCACAAAGTTATCCGTTGACGGAAATGGATCGCATGACGATTAAAGAAAATCGTAAACTGCACTTAGTGGGAACAGCTAAAGAAATTGCGACATTGTTACAAACAGAGCAGGCACATTACGGTTTTGATGAAGCCATGATTTGTAGTATTCCTCACTCGCAAAAGAAACGCTTGGATGTTTATCGCTTATTGGCGAAGGAACTTTTTTGA
- a CDS encoding superoxide dismutase family protein translates to MLSALLIAGGCGKDGMKLPVSGESVAALIAPILNTEGKKIGEASFVEGADGVTINIQAEGLPPGKHGIHIHEKAVCTPPDFKSAGGHFNPENKEHGFDNPKGFHLGDLPNLEVDADGKVNAEVTTAFVTLKPGVDNYLLDSDGSSLVIHEKMDDYKTDPAGDSGDRIACAVIGGKK, encoded by the coding sequence ATGCTGTCTGCGCTATTGATTGCAGGCGGATGTGGGAAGGATGGCATGAAACTACCGGTCAGCGGAGAAAGCGTCGCAGCGTTAATTGCCCCAATTTTGAATACGGAAGGGAAGAAAATTGGTGAAGCCAGTTTTGTTGAAGGGGCTGATGGTGTGACAATCAACATTCAGGCTGAAGGGTTACCGCCTGGCAAACATGGCATTCATATTCACGAAAAGGCTGTGTGTACACCACCCGATTTCAAGTCGGCGGGCGGCCATTTTAATCCGGAAAATAAAGAACATGGATTTGACAATCCAAAAGGGTTTCACTTAGGTGATTTGCCGAATCTCGAAGTAGACGCAGATGGCAAAGTTAATGCTGAAGTTACAACTGCCTTTGTTACATTGAAGCCGGGCGTTGATAATTATCTTCTCGATAGTGATGGCAGTTCGCTTGTTATTCATGAAAAAATGGATGATTATAAAACAGATCCAGCGGGTGATTCAGGTGATCGTATTGCCTGCGCAGTCATCGGTGGGAAGAAGTAA
- a CDS encoding cold-shock protein, with the protein MEQGKVKWFNAEKGFGFIEREDGDDVFVHFSAIQGEGFKSLEEGQDVTFEIEQGQRGLQATNVNKN; encoded by the coding sequence ATGGAACAAGGTAAAGTGAAATGGTTTAACGCAGAAAAAGGATTTGGCTTCATCGAACGCGAAGACGGAGACGATGTATTCGTACACTTCTCAGCTATTCAAGGAGAAGGCTTCAAGTCTCTTGAAGAAGGCCAAGATGTAACGTTTGAAATCGAGCAAGGCCAACGCGGTCTTCAAGCTACAAACGTAAACAAAAACTAA
- a CDS encoding zinc-dependent alcohol dehydrogenase: protein MKAVTFQGAKDIKVKKVDDPKIEKPDDIVVKVTSTAICGSDLHIYLGALPTHKDYVIGHEPMGIVEEVGPNVTKVKKGDRVVIPFNLACGHCFYCEHEMESQCDNSNSNPHVDTGGYLGFTERYGNYPGGQAEYLRVPYGNFTPFVIPESCELPDEALLFMSDVLPTAYWSVENAGVKKGDTVAVLGCGPVGLMVQKFAWMKGAKRVLAIDHVPYRLNHAIKMNKVEALNFEDFDNMGGHIKEMTSGGVDIVIDCVGMDGKKNILEKAGQKMKLQGGTLSAIDIAHNAVRKFGTIQLTGVYGSLYNMFPLGNLFERNITLKMGQAPVIHYMPMLFDKITKGEFDPTEIISHVVPLEEAATAYQHFNDHQDECIKVILKP from the coding sequence ATGAAGGCTGTTACATTCCAAGGTGCAAAAGATATTAAAGTTAAGAAAGTGGATGACCCAAAAATCGAAAAACCTGATGACATTGTCGTCAAAGTAACTTCAACTGCTATTTGCGGATCAGATCTGCACATCTATTTAGGCGCTTTACCGACGCATAAAGACTATGTCATCGGTCATGAACCGATGGGCATTGTCGAGGAAGTCGGACCAAATGTGACGAAAGTAAAAAAAGGAGACCGTGTCGTTATCCCTTTCAATTTGGCATGCGGGCATTGTTTTTATTGTGAACATGAAATGGAAAGCCAATGCGATAATTCGAATTCGAACCCCCATGTGGATACGGGCGGTTATCTCGGTTTCACAGAGCGCTACGGCAATTATCCAGGCGGACAAGCGGAGTATTTACGTGTGCCTTATGGCAACTTCACACCGTTTGTCATCCCAGAATCATGTGAGCTTCCTGACGAAGCCCTTCTTTTTATGTCAGACGTCCTGCCGACAGCTTATTGGAGCGTAGAAAATGCCGGCGTTAAAAAAGGAGATACAGTCGCCGTCCTCGGATGCGGGCCAGTCGGACTTATGGTTCAGAAATTCGCTTGGATGAAAGGTGCTAAACGCGTACTGGCAATCGACCACGTCCCGTACCGTCTGAACCATGCCATTAAAATGAATAAAGTAGAAGCGCTGAATTTCGAGGACTTTGATAATATGGGCGGCCATATTAAAGAAATGACCAGCGGCGGAGTCGACATTGTCATCGATTGCGTCGGGATGGACGGCAAAAAAAATATCCTCGAGAAAGCCGGACAGAAAATGAAGTTGCAGGGCGGCACTTTAAGCGCCATCGACATCGCTCATAATGCTGTAAGGAAATTCGGTACCATTCAGCTGACAGGTGTTTACGGATCCCTTTACAACATGTTCCCTCTCGGTAATTTATTCGAGCGCAATATCACGCTCAAAATGGGACAAGCTCCCGTTATCCATTACATGCCCATGCTTTTTGATAAAATCACAAAAGGTGAATTCGACCCGACGGAAATCATTTCCCATGTAGTGCCGCTTGAAGAAGCCGCCACTGCGTATCAACATTTCAATGATCATCAAGATGAGTGTATTAAAGTCATATTAAAACCTTGA